A section of the Elizabethkingia anophelis R26 genome encodes:
- a CDS encoding TPM domain-containing protein, with translation MRSASLKLFLAYIFIGFYSLVSAQNIPPKPDILYPVYDKVGLLTQQEKDALNNKLIKFADSSSTEIEVIILPNTGGEDVNYLAARYGEKWGIGQKGVNNGVVFLIATEDRTMSIQQGRAVEQYITASTAKQILDYLVTPSFKQGQWYNGIDRGTSAIMEAVQGKFKPQKKAPEQKRSNSSTFLILIFIIIIVIIVMNQGGKGGGGRYDDDDVTLSRRGRSIFPGGIFFPGGFGGGGGSFGGGSSGGGGFGGFGGGGSFGGGGASGGW, from the coding sequence ATGAGATCAGCTTCTCTTAAGTTATTCCTTGCCTACATTTTCATAGGCTTTTACAGTCTGGTTTCTGCACAGAATATTCCGCCAAAGCCGGATATTCTATATCCTGTTTATGATAAAGTAGGACTACTTACCCAACAGGAAAAAGATGCACTGAACAATAAACTGATAAAATTTGCTGACTCTAGTTCCACGGAAATAGAAGTTATTATTCTACCTAATACCGGTGGAGAAGATGTGAACTATCTGGCAGCACGCTATGGCGAAAAATGGGGAATCGGACAAAAAGGAGTTAATAATGGTGTCGTTTTTCTTATTGCAACAGAAGACCGCACCATGTCCATACAGCAAGGACGCGCTGTGGAACAATACATTACAGCATCTACAGCCAAACAAATACTGGATTATCTTGTCACCCCTTCTTTCAAACAAGGACAATGGTATAATGGTATAGACAGGGGTACATCAGCCATCATGGAAGCTGTCCAGGGGAAATTTAAACCTCAGAAAAAAGCTCCGGAACAAAAAAGAAGTAATTCTTCTACTTTTCTTATTCTTATTTTTATTATTATCATTGTTATTATCGTCATGAACCAGGGTGGTAAAGGTGGTGGTGGAAGATATGATGACGATGATGTCACTCTTTCCCGTAGAGGGCGCAGTATATTCCCGGGAGGTATATTCTTTCCTGGTGGATTCGGCGGTGGCGGTGGCTCCTTTGGAGGTGGTTCTTCCGGCGGTGGCGGTTTCGGCGGATTTGGTGGCGGCGGTTCCTTTGGTGGTGGTGGAGCCAGTGGCGGCTGGTAA
- a CDS encoding NAD(P)H-dependent oxidoreductase: MNKTLVIFAHPYFEYSKANIRLIEAYQNIENVTFRDLYEEYPDFNIAAFKERKRLMVYDTIIFHFPMIWFGMPPLLKLWIDEVFDMKWLSGLDTSPVKGKKAYIVLTAGGSQNAYTHNGIYGNPAEDYIKTLTQSLKINHVSVEDIIIIYNSDQLSDYELDHQCKNIRKLALST, encoded by the coding sequence TTGAACAAAACACTGGTAATATTTGCACACCCTTATTTTGAATATTCTAAAGCCAACATCAGGCTTATTGAAGCATATCAGAATATTGAGAATGTTACTTTCCGGGATCTTTATGAGGAATATCCCGATTTCAATATTGCTGCTTTTAAAGAGAGAAAAAGATTGATGGTATACGATACCATTATATTTCATTTCCCGATGATCTGGTTTGGAATGCCTCCTTTACTTAAATTATGGATAGATGAAGTCTTTGATATGAAGTGGTTATCCGGCTTGGACACGAGTCCTGTAAAAGGAAAAAAAGCCTATATTGTATTAACTGCAGGAGGCTCTCAGAATGCGTATACACATAACGGGATATATGGAAATCCGGCCGAAGATTATATTAAAACACTTACCCAAAGTCTGAAGATTAATCATGTCTCTGTAGAAGATATTATTATAATTTATAATTCAGATCAGCTTTCTGATTATGAATTGGATCATCAGTGTAAAAACATCAGAAAATTAGCATTAAGTACATGA
- a CDS encoding dihydrofolate reductase, with the protein MIIIVVAVGKNNEIGKGNQLLWHLPKDLKHFKEITNGHPVIMGRKTYDSIGKALPNRTNIVVTRKTDWFEEGILIVNTLKEALKHAKKIDEKVFVIGGGDIYKQCMEVADSIELTRVDGTFDADVFFPEINEKQWRIVQEECIEKDEKNAFDFCFQTFERIKKEEKGTQVNASE; encoded by the coding sequence ATGATAATAATAGTAGTTGCAGTAGGAAAAAATAACGAGATCGGGAAAGGAAATCAGCTGTTATGGCACCTTCCGAAAGATTTGAAACACTTCAAAGAAATTACAAACGGACATCCTGTCATCATGGGACGTAAAACCTATGATTCCATTGGAAAAGCTTTACCTAACCGTACCAATATTGTTGTTACAAGAAAAACTGACTGGTTTGAAGAAGGTATTCTTATCGTAAATACATTGAAAGAAGCATTGAAACATGCTAAAAAGATTGACGAAAAAGTATTTGTAATAGGTGGTGGTGATATTTACAAGCAATGTATGGAAGTTGCTGACAGTATCGAGCTAACGCGAGTGGACGGAACATTTGATGCAGACGTATTTTTCCCGGAAATTAATGAAAAGCAATGGCGGATTGTTCAGGAAGAATGTATTGAAAAAGATGAGAAAAATGCATTTGATTTCTGTTTTCAAACCTTCGAGAGAATAAAAAAAGAAGAGAAAGGAACACAGGTAAATGCATCTGAATAA
- the coaD gene encoding pantetheine-phosphate adenylyltransferase has product MKIAVFPGSFDPITLGHYDIIERAAPLFDKLIIAIGQNSQKKYMFSPEKRMEFIQNSVAEFPNVEVDFFEGLTVDYCFEKNAQYIIRGLRNPADFEFEKAIAHTNRTLAHKKLETVFLLTSSGKSFISSSIVREIITHGGEYELLVPNAVRV; this is encoded by the coding sequence ATGAAAATCGCTGTTTTCCCGGGATCTTTTGATCCTATAACACTAGGTCATTACGATATTATTGAAAGAGCAGCTCCTCTTTTCGACAAACTAATTATTGCTATTGGCCAGAATTCACAGAAGAAATACATGTTCTCTCCCGAAAAAAGAATGGAATTTATTCAGAACTCTGTTGCTGAATTCCCAAATGTAGAAGTCGATTTCTTTGAAGGGCTAACTGTGGACTATTGTTTTGAGAAAAATGCTCAGTACATTATCCGTGGATTAAGAAATCCTGCCGATTTCGAATTTGAAAAAGCAATTGCTCATACCAACAGAACATTGGCACACAAAAAACTGGAAACGGTATTTCTGCTGACTTCTTCCGGAAAATCATTTATCAGCAGTAGTATTGTCCGCGAAATTATCACTCACGGCGGAGAATATGAGCTATTAGTTCCTAATGCTGTAAGAGTTTAG
- a CDS encoding D-alanine--D-alanine ligase — protein MAKKNVAVVMGGYSDEYVVSMKSGQLIFEELDRDLYNVYKVHILKDGWFLITDNNEKLPINKSDFSVDLNGEQLKFDVCFNIIHGTPGENGILQAYWDAVGQKYTGCNFYQSALTFNKKDTLAVLSKYGIPSAKSIYIRKGEDINHNEIISTLGLPLFVKPNQSGSSLGISKVKEASDLQNAIEIAFKEDNEILIESFLNGTEVSVGVLDYKGETIVLGITEIVPKNEFFDYEAKYNGASEEITPARLDDATRLKVEEISKRAYDSLGMSGFSRSEYIIMDGIPYMLEMNTNPGFSPASILPQQAKIYGISIKDLCGNEVEKAFEKK, from the coding sequence ATGGCAAAAAAAAATGTAGCCGTGGTAATGGGCGGTTATTCTGATGAATACGTAGTATCCATGAAAAGCGGACAGCTTATTTTTGAAGAGCTGGACAGAGACCTGTACAATGTCTATAAAGTTCATATCCTGAAAGACGGATGGTTTTTAATTACCGATAACAACGAAAAATTACCAATCAATAAAAGTGACTTCTCTGTTGACTTAAACGGAGAGCAGCTAAAATTTGATGTATGTTTCAACATTATTCACGGTACTCCGGGAGAAAATGGAATACTACAGGCTTATTGGGATGCTGTCGGTCAGAAATATACAGGCTGTAACTTCTACCAAAGTGCGTTAACCTTCAACAAAAAAGACACACTTGCTGTATTGTCTAAATACGGAATCCCTTCCGCAAAAAGTATTTACATCCGAAAAGGTGAAGACATTAATCATAACGAAATTATCAGCACACTGGGATTACCTCTTTTTGTAAAGCCTAACCAGTCAGGGTCTTCACTGGGAATTTCTAAAGTAAAAGAAGCTTCAGATCTTCAGAATGCTATTGAAATTGCATTCAAAGAGGATAATGAGATCTTAATAGAAAGCTTCCTCAACGGAACAGAAGTTTCGGTTGGTGTATTAGATTATAAAGGAGAAACAATTGTTCTGGGAATTACTGAAATTGTTCCAAAGAATGAATTCTTTGATTATGAAGCAAAGTATAATGGTGCTTCGGAAGAAATCACACCTGCAAGACTGGATGACGCTACAAGATTAAAAGTAGAAGAAATCTCGAAAAGAGCTTATGACTCATTAGGGATGAGCGGATTCTCCAGAAGCGAATATATTATTATGGATGGTATACCATACATGCTGGAAATGAATACAAATCCGGGATTCTCGCCAGCCAGTATCTTACCTCAACAGGCCAAAATATATGGTATTTCCATTAAAGATTTATGTGGAAATGAAGTAGAAAAAGCCTTCGAAAAAAAATAA
- a CDS encoding head GIN domain-containing protein: protein MKKMSILAIALVMFQSCIKVKSGEGGVINFTDVKGTGPVTDKTYSGDFNSIEVSSGLDAEVIKSGTEKVIISAPSDLQDLILVENNGGDLHIHYKSGFRINLSTKNVKVKIFAKDFSSIKANSSADVIVKDKFTQDKMSIATSSSGSLEGDFEANNLDIKSNSSGSYKGNIWAVNAILGASSSGDIIVKGKVKDFSASASSSATINAKDVQAEKASLEASSSGDVLVSVTKEANASASSSGDVVIYKNGNPSINKSESSSGSVAIR from the coding sequence ATGAAAAAAATGAGTATTCTGGCAATTGCCTTAGTTATGTTCCAATCCTGCATTAAAGTGAAATCAGGAGAGGGAGGAGTAATAAATTTTACTGATGTAAAAGGAACAGGTCCCGTTACAGATAAAACCTATTCCGGAGATTTTAATTCTATAGAAGTAAGCTCGGGACTGGATGCGGAAGTTATAAAATCAGGAACAGAGAAAGTAATTATTTCTGCACCTTCAGATCTTCAGGATTTGATACTGGTAGAAAATAATGGTGGAGATTTGCATATACATTACAAAAGTGGTTTCAGAATTAATTTGTCTACTAAAAATGTAAAAGTTAAGATCTTTGCTAAAGATTTCAGCAGCATCAAAGCCAACTCTTCTGCAGATGTTATTGTTAAAGATAAATTTACTCAGGATAAAATGAGCATTGCTACATCTAGTAGCGGTAGTCTGGAGGGAGATTTTGAAGCTAATAATTTGGATATTAAGTCTAATAGCAGTGGTTCTTATAAAGGAAATATCTGGGCTGTAAATGCTATACTGGGAGCATCTTCTTCCGGTGATATTATTGTAAAAGGAAAAGTAAAAGATTTTAGTGCGAGTGCATCGTCTTCTGCAACAATTAATGCAAAAGATGTTCAGGCAGAGAAAGCCAGTCTGGAAGCATCCAGCTCAGGTGATGTCTTGGTTTCGGTTACTAAAGAGGCTAATGCTAGCGCTTCTTCCAGTGGAGATGTTGTTATCTATAAAAATGGTAATCCGTCCATTAATAAAAGTGAGAGCAGTAGCGGAAGCGTAGCAATCCGCTAA
- a CDS encoding LemA family protein — protein MKNKGCMSAGVILIVLIAIVAIIGFWGVGKYNSLVTKDQNVQSKWSNIETVYQKRANLIPNLERTVKSYSKFEQETLTKVVEARSKATSVTIDPTNMTEADIAKFQAAQGELSGALSRLMAVVESYPNLKADQQYINFQAEYTAIENSIRMETVNYNDAAKEYNTYRNQFPTNVVANFTNFKEKPYFKADAGASKAPDVFKGE, from the coding sequence ATGAAAAATAAAGGATGTATGAGTGCTGGAGTTATCCTCATTGTACTTATAGCTATTGTAGCGATTATCGGTTTCTGGGGTGTAGGAAAATACAACTCACTGGTAACCAAAGACCAAAATGTACAGAGCAAATGGTCCAATATCGAAACTGTTTACCAAAAACGAGCAAACCTTATCCCTAATTTGGAAAGAACAGTAAAGTCTTATTCCAAATTTGAACAGGAAACATTAACAAAAGTTGTAGAGGCCCGTTCTAAAGCAACATCTGTTACAATAGATCCTACTAACATGACAGAAGCTGACATTGCAAAATTTCAGGCTGCTCAGGGAGAATTAAGTGGTGCATTAAGTCGTTTAATGGCTGTTGTGGAATCTTACCCTAACCTGAAGGCAGATCAGCAGTACATTAACTTCCAGGCAGAATATACAGCTATAGAAAATAGTATCAGAATGGAAACTGTTAACTATAATGATGCTGCTAAAGAATATAACACATACAGAAATCAGTTCCCTACAAATGTGGTAGCTAACTTTACCAACTTTAAAGAAAAACCATACTTTAAGGCTGATGCTGGTGCCAGCAAGGCTCCGGATGTTTTTAAAGGAGAATAA
- a CDS encoding TPM domain-containing protein, producing MTTDFLTNTEMASLVEAIQKAEEHSSGEIRVHIDTHSEKDLAKEAIDAFHKLEMQKTQHRNAVLFYISFEQKYLTIIGDKGIHEKVQQHFWDQLHDEITQKFAQKLYFQGLRDALLKTGMELKKHFPVDQENKNELPNEISFS from the coding sequence ATGACAACTGACTTCTTAACTAATACAGAAATGGCTTCCCTTGTGGAAGCCATTCAAAAAGCAGAAGAGCACTCTTCCGGAGAGATACGTGTCCATATTGATACCCATTCCGAAAAGGATCTGGCAAAAGAAGCTATTGATGCATTTCATAAACTGGAAATGCAAAAAACACAACACCGCAATGCTGTGCTTTTCTATATTAGTTTTGAACAAAAATATCTGACAATTATTGGTGACAAAGGCATTCATGAAAAAGTACAACAGCACTTCTGGGATCAGCTTCATGATGAAATCACTCAAAAATTCGCACAAAAACTCTATTTTCAAGGCTTAAGAGACGCTCTCTTAAAAACCGGAATGGAATTAAAAAAACATTTTCCTGTAGATCAGGAAAACAAAAACGAACTCCCTAATGAGATCAGCTTCTCTTAA
- a CDS encoding trimeric intracellular cation channel family protein: MHEQLNFVIEILGTISFAMSGSFAAMQRRFDPFGVVIIAFITSVGGGTVRDLLLDVPVFWMHDLTMCSVIFVTAIFSMIFKSIEKNFQVTLFIFDSFGLGLFTIIGLQKGLNANLHPVICIVLGTITGCFGGIIRDILLNKIPLIFRKEIYATACIIGGSVFLLLAKFTTLTYSFVQILTILLIVAIRTLAVKYHWEMPKFYVGKENSEM, translated from the coding sequence ATGCATGAACAACTCAATTTCGTTATCGAAATTCTCGGGACGATTTCCTTTGCCATGTCAGGATCTTTTGCTGCGATGCAAAGAAGATTCGATCCTTTTGGTGTGGTTATTATTGCATTTATTACATCTGTAGGAGGAGGTACAGTAAGGGACTTATTATTAGATGTTCCGGTTTTCTGGATGCATGACCTTACGATGTGTTCTGTAATATTTGTTACCGCTATCTTTTCAATGATTTTTAAATCTATCGAAAAGAATTTTCAGGTAACACTTTTCATTTTCGACTCTTTTGGACTTGGACTTTTTACCATTATCGGTTTGCAAAAAGGTTTAAATGCTAATCTTCATCCTGTGATCTGTATCGTTTTAGGTACCATTACGGGATGTTTCGGCGGTATTATCCGGGATATTCTTCTGAATAAAATCCCATTAATCTTCCGTAAGGAAATATATGCAACCGCATGTATTATTGGAGGTTCGGTTTTTCTTCTGTTGGCAAAATTTACAACCCTCACCTACTCGTTTGTACAAATTCTTACGATTTTACTAATTGTGGCAATCAGGACTCTGGCAGTAAAATACCATTGGGAAATGCCCAAGTTTTATGTCGGGAAAGAGAATTCTGAAATGTAA
- a CDS encoding monovalent cation:proton antiporter-2 (CPA2) family protein, protein MSEQIFTNTLIFLGAAIIMVPLVRKLGFSSVIGYILGGIIIGPFVLKLTGNADDVMHATEFGVVMLLFIVGLELEPKKFWSMRRTILGLGGMQMLATTAFLFLIFFWTGWYYKIAITMALCFALSSTAIVLQTLKEKNLFNTASGEASFSILLLQDIAVIPILAFLPWIANPDIDQVNHSALLINMLPNWMKPFSVLIGVGILIILGRYIFVPFLRYVSSSGMNELLTATSLFLVVGVSHLMTLIGLSPALGAFLAGVMLANSEFRHELESNINPFRGLLLAVFFVSVGSTINFNVIKDDPLFIFSVVAIILVVKFAVLFCIGKIFKMSMEQNLLMSLGLSQVGEFALVLLSFSTKLYLINEELNSQLMAVVAITMCITPILLLINEKLIDPYFNVKVSDDPHQNHGMFGENKIIIVGYGHFGSTVGRLLKVNGFQATILDHDSDRVSMLRDNGLKVFYGDATRTELLRVAGAEKAEILVLCLDSPEDNYTIIQIVRKQFPHLKIFVRARNRLDNYDFLNKGVENIYRETLGTAVNMGVDILQAAGMRRYAARRIGHRFEIIDKLSTRRLAKERLKESPTFTIKEALEREAELLKDDNISFDDQHWVDIES, encoded by the coding sequence ATGAGCGAACAAATATTCACCAATACACTTATTTTTTTAGGGGCAGCTATTATCATGGTTCCTCTTGTAAGAAAATTGGGATTTAGTTCGGTTATTGGCTATATATTAGGTGGCATTATTATTGGTCCTTTTGTGCTTAAACTTACAGGAAATGCCGATGATGTAATGCATGCTACCGAATTTGGTGTGGTTATGCTTCTGTTTATTGTAGGTCTGGAGCTTGAGCCTAAAAAATTCTGGTCTATGCGCCGCACTATTCTTGGATTGGGAGGTATGCAGATGCTGGCAACAACAGCATTTTTATTTCTCATATTCTTCTGGACCGGATGGTATTATAAGATAGCTATTACAATGGCATTATGTTTCGCCTTATCTTCCACCGCTATTGTTCTACAGACACTTAAAGAGAAAAACTTATTTAATACTGCCTCAGGCGAAGCGTCTTTTTCAATTCTTTTATTGCAGGACATTGCGGTTATCCCAATCTTAGCCTTTCTTCCCTGGATCGCCAATCCGGATATTGATCAGGTCAATCATTCAGCACTTCTTATCAACATGCTGCCCAACTGGATGAAACCTTTTTCCGTACTCATTGGTGTAGGAATCCTTATTATACTGGGACGTTATATTTTTGTTCCTTTTCTCCGTTATGTCTCTTCTTCAGGAATGAATGAACTTCTCACCGCTACTTCACTATTTTTGGTGGTTGGTGTTTCACATCTAATGACATTAATAGGGCTATCTCCTGCATTGGGAGCATTCTTAGCAGGTGTTATGCTTGCCAATTCCGAATTCAGACACGAACTGGAAAGTAACATAAATCCATTTCGGGGGCTCTTACTCGCTGTATTCTTTGTCAGTGTTGGATCCACTATTAACTTCAATGTTATTAAAGATGATCCATTGTTCATATTTTCTGTGGTTGCTATCATATTAGTTGTAAAATTTGCAGTACTTTTTTGTATCGGAAAGATCTTTAAAATGAGCATGGAGCAGAATCTGCTAATGTCTCTCGGTCTGTCTCAGGTAGGAGAATTTGCACTTGTACTCCTCAGCTTCTCCACCAAACTCTACCTGATTAACGAGGAGCTTAATTCCCAGTTGATGGCTGTAGTTGCCATTACTATGTGTATTACACCTATACTGCTATTAATCAATGAAAAGCTTATAGATCCTTACTTTAATGTAAAAGTGAGCGATGATCCTCATCAAAATCACGGAATGTTTGGTGAAAACAAAATTATCATCGTAGGATACGGCCACTTCGGAAGCACTGTCGGCCGTCTTTTAAAAGTTAATGGATTTCAGGCTACTATTCTGGACCACGACTCGGACAGGGTAAGTATGCTAAGAGATAACGGACTGAAGGTTTTTTACGGCGATGCAACCCGAACAGAACTTCTAAGAGTTGCCGGTGCTGAAAAAGCTGAAATATTAGTTTTATGTCTTGACAGCCCTGAAGACAATTATACAATTATTCAGATTGTGAGAAAACAATTTCCACATCTTAAAATATTTGTCCGTGCAAGAAACAGACTTGACAATTATGACTTTCTAAACAAAGGCGTTGAGAATATTTACCGCGAAACGTTAGGAACGGCTGTAAATATGGGTGTAGATATCCTTCAGGCCGCAGGCATGCGCCGATATGCGGCTCGTAGAATAGGACACCGTTTCGAAATTATTGACAAATTATCTACACGCCGTCTGGCCAAAGAAAGATTAAAAGAATCTCCAACCTTCACTATCAAGGAAGCCTTAGAACGTGAAGCAGAGTTGCTGAAAGACGATAATATCTCTTTCGATGACCAGCACTGGGTAGATATAGAAAGTTAG